A section of the Hemibagrus wyckioides isolate EC202008001 linkage group LG04, SWU_Hwy_1.0, whole genome shotgun sequence genome encodes:
- the fgd4a gene encoding FYVE, RhoGEF and PH domain-containing protein 4a isoform X3 → MDCLGSSLKMSRLSRTASEKAGNASCFPSKSPDEEEACVGVKIAETQDLGSRPAERASRHEKPRQGSRASDRSSTGINGKGSRRQLPKHIKPQVPPKPAHLHTPVTELCKPLGRSSPFNSKMEEGGGGGGGGGGGGGKGRVSDLISRFEENRHTDRRDGSPQKHTAKPAKCSPVHRSCQKPTDTTEQTQDSSISHEQMPSTNGVLAQMDRNGDDGGAARPDGEPLLNGDMVEQSLDEVTDASQSVIEMPEKEDESKRTEAENEASTDDGSMEHKETNKQKLHNIASELLQTEKAYVARLNLLQVFYSKLTEEAGKGMFPLEVVKNIFSNISSICTFHSQFLLPDLEKRMGEWETTPRIGDILQKLTPFLKMYAEYVRNFDKAMDLLKQWTDRSPQFKAIIQDIQKQEVCGSLTLQHHMLEPVQRVPRYEMLLKDYLKKLPQDHVDRRDAEKSLEIIATAATHSNTAIRKSENLKKLLEIYEMLGEEEDIVNASNEFIKEGHILKLAARNTSAMDRYLFLFNNMLLYCVPKFSLVGQKFTVRTRIGIDGMKVAETYNEDYPHTFQVSGKERTLELQASSEQDKEDWIKAFQETIEIFLQKNETFKMAAKEVEEVSITDLGKRAPRWIRDNEVTMCMKCREPFNALTRRRHHCRACGYVVCWKCSDNKAPLEYDGNKMNKVCRDCYSILKGHTDSEEKEGKKKGILEIEAAQFSGSSIMCGFLQYCEKNKPWQKVWCVIPQKEALVLYLYGAPQDVKAQSTIPLLGYMVDDVSRSTDPPASFRLSQSNSVYSFAAESEELKQRWLKVIRVCVTGEVPTSSPPPETQPTERSREPSTESL, encoded by the exons ATCTTGGCAGTAGGCCTGCAGAGCGAGCCAGTCGACACGAGAAGCCGCGTCAGGGAAGCAGAGCAAGCGACAGAAGCTCCACAGGAATTAATGGAAAAGGCTCACGACGCCAGCTCCCGAAGCATATCAAACCACAAG TGCCTCCTAAACCAGCACACCTCCATACTCCGGTGACCGAGCTGTGTAAGCCGCTGGGCAGAAGCTCACCCTTTAACTCCAAGATGGAGGAgggcggaggaggaggaggaggaggaggaggaggaggaggaaaaggcaGAGTGTCTGACCTCATCAGCCGCTTTGAGGAAAACAG acacacagacaggaggGACGGCTCTCCCCAGAAACACACAGCCAAACCTGCTAAGTGCAGTCCGGTACACAGGAGTTGCCAGAAACCTACGGATACTACAGAGCAGACTCAGGACAGCAGCATCAGCCATGAACAAATGCCCTCTACCAATGGAGTGTTAGCTCAGATGGACAGAAACGGCGATGACGGCGGAGCTGCGAGACCAGATGGCGAACCGCTGCTGAATGGAGATATGGTGGAGCAAAGTTTGGACGAGGTCACGGATGCGTCTCAGAGTGTCATCGAGATGCCGGAGAAAGAGGATGAGAGCAAAAGGACAGAGGCAGAGAATGAGGCTAGTACAGATGACGGGAGTATGGAACACAAG GAGACGAACAAACAGAAGCTGCACAATATCGCCAGTGAGCTTCTGCAGACAGAGAAGGCCTACGTTGCAAGACTAAATTTACTGCAG gtgttttaCTCCAAGCTGACGGAAGAGGCAGGAAAAGGCATGTTTCCTTTGGAGGTGGTGAAGAATATCTTCTCCAATATCTCCTCCATCTGTACTTTCCACAGCCAGTTTCTGCTTCCAGACCTGGAGAAACGCATGGGAGAATG GGAGACGACTCCTCGTATCGGGGACATTCTGCAGAAACTTACACCCTTTCTCAAGATGTATGCAGAATATGTGAGAAACTTCGATAAAGCCATGGATCTGCTGAAACAGTGGACCGACCGCTCGCCGCAGTTTAAGGCCATTATTCAGGACATTCAG AAGCAGGAAGTGTGTGGGAGTCTGACACTGCAGCATCACATGCTGGAACCTGTACAGAGAGTCCCAAGATACGAGATGTTACTCAAAGACTATCTAAAGAAGCTTCCTCAGGACCACGTGGACCGGCGGGACGCTGAGA AATCGTTGGAGATTATTGCCACAGCagccacacactcaaacactgcAATTCGCAAATCT GAGAATCTGAAGAAACTGCTGGAGATTTATGAGATGCtgggagaggaagaggacaTTGTGAATGCCTCCAACGAGTTCATAAAGGAGGGCCATATCCTCAAACTGGCGGCCAGGAACACTTCAGCTATGGATCGATACCTCTTCCTG TTCAACAACATGCTGCTCTACTGCGTTCCCAAGTTCAGCCTGGTGGGCCAGAAGTTTACGGTGCGTACACGGATCGGCATCGATGGGATGAAGGTGGCAGAGACGTATAATGAGGATTATCCTCATACATTCCAGGTGTCTGGGAAGGAGCGTACACTCGAGCTGCAGGCAAG CTCTGAACAAGATAAAGAAGACTGGATAAAG GCATTCCAAGAAACGATAGAAATCTTTCTCCAGAAGAATGAGACCTTTAAAATGGCTGCTAAAGAAGTAGAGGAAGTGTCG ATAACGGACCTGGGAAAACGAGCTCCGCGGTGGATTCGAGACAACGAGGTGACCATGTGTATGAAGTGTAGGGAACCTTTCAACGCTCTCACACGCAGGAGGCATCACTGTCGAGCTTGTGGTTAT gtggTATGCTGGAAGTGCTCAGACAATAAGGCTCCTCTGGAGTATGATGGCAATAAGATGAATAAAGTGTGTCGAGACTGTTATTCCATTTTAAAAGGCCATACAGACAGCGAGGAGAAGGAGGGCAAGAAGAAAGGCATTCTGGAG ATCGAAGCAGCACAGTTCTCGGGCAGCAGTATAATGTGTGGCTTCCTGCAGTACTGTGAGAAGAATAAACCCTGGCAGAAAGTCTGGTGTGTTATTCCTCAGAAGGAGGCTTTAGTGCTCTATCTGTACGGAGCGCCACAG GACGTGAAGGCTCAGTCCACCATCCCGCTGCTGGGTTACATGGTAGACGACGTGTCGCGATCCACCGATCCTCCAGCCAGTTTCCGTCTGTCCCAGTCCAATTCCGTCTACAGTTTTGCCGCCGAGAGCGAGGAACTGAAGCAGCGCTGGCTCAAAGtgatccgagtgtgtgtgacgggtGAAGTGCCCACGAGCTCGCCACCTCCAGAGACACAACCCACGGAGAGAAGCCGGGAGCCAAGCACAGAGAGCCTCTAA
- the fgd4a gene encoding FYVE, RhoGEF and PH domain-containing protein 4a isoform X2: protein MGSGLRKLRRRQKYWFCRTKEKAGNASCFPSKSPDEEEACVGVKIAETQDLGSRPAERASRHEKPRQGSRASDRSSTGINGKGSRRQLPKHIKPQVPPKPAHLHTPVTELCKPLGRSSPFNSKMEEGGGGGGGGGGGGGKGRVSDLISRFEENRHTDRRDGSPQKHTAKPAKCSPVHRSCQKPTDTTEQTQDSSISHEQMPSTNGVLAQMDRNGDDGGAARPDGEPLLNGDMVEQSLDEVTDASQSVIEMPEKEDESKRTEAENEASTDDGSMEHKETNKQKLHNIASELLQTEKAYVARLNLLQVFYSKLTEEAGKGMFPLEVVKNIFSNISSICTFHSQFLLPDLEKRMGEWETTPRIGDILQKLTPFLKMYAEYVRNFDKAMDLLKQWTDRSPQFKAIIQDIQKQEVCGSLTLQHHMLEPVQRVPRYEMLLKDYLKKLPQDHVDRRDAEKSLEIIATAATHSNTAIRKSENLKKLLEIYEMLGEEEDIVNASNEFIKEGHILKLAARNTSAMDRYLFLFNNMLLYCVPKFSLVGQKFTVRTRIGIDGMKVAETYNEDYPHTFQVSGKERTLELQASSEQDKEDWIKAFQETIEIFLQKNETFKMAAKEVEEVSITDLGKRAPRWIRDNEVTMCMKCREPFNALTRRRHHCRACGYVVCWKCSDNKAPLEYDGNKMNKVCRDCYSILKGHTDSEEKEGKKKGILEIEAAQFSGSSIMCGFLQYCEKNKPWQKVWCVIPQKEALVLYLYGAPQDVKAQSTIPLLGYMVDDVSRSTDPPASFRLSQSNSVYSFAAESEELKQRWLKVIRVCVTGEVPTSSPPPETQPTERSREPSTESL from the exons ATCTTGGCAGTAGGCCTGCAGAGCGAGCCAGTCGACACGAGAAGCCGCGTCAGGGAAGCAGAGCAAGCGACAGAAGCTCCACAGGAATTAATGGAAAAGGCTCACGACGCCAGCTCCCGAAGCATATCAAACCACAAG TGCCTCCTAAACCAGCACACCTCCATACTCCGGTGACCGAGCTGTGTAAGCCGCTGGGCAGAAGCTCACCCTTTAACTCCAAGATGGAGGAgggcggaggaggaggaggaggaggaggaggaggaggaggaaaaggcaGAGTGTCTGACCTCATCAGCCGCTTTGAGGAAAACAG acacacagacaggaggGACGGCTCTCCCCAGAAACACACAGCCAAACCTGCTAAGTGCAGTCCGGTACACAGGAGTTGCCAGAAACCTACGGATACTACAGAGCAGACTCAGGACAGCAGCATCAGCCATGAACAAATGCCCTCTACCAATGGAGTGTTAGCTCAGATGGACAGAAACGGCGATGACGGCGGAGCTGCGAGACCAGATGGCGAACCGCTGCTGAATGGAGATATGGTGGAGCAAAGTTTGGACGAGGTCACGGATGCGTCTCAGAGTGTCATCGAGATGCCGGAGAAAGAGGATGAGAGCAAAAGGACAGAGGCAGAGAATGAGGCTAGTACAGATGACGGGAGTATGGAACACAAG GAGACGAACAAACAGAAGCTGCACAATATCGCCAGTGAGCTTCTGCAGACAGAGAAGGCCTACGTTGCAAGACTAAATTTACTGCAG gtgttttaCTCCAAGCTGACGGAAGAGGCAGGAAAAGGCATGTTTCCTTTGGAGGTGGTGAAGAATATCTTCTCCAATATCTCCTCCATCTGTACTTTCCACAGCCAGTTTCTGCTTCCAGACCTGGAGAAACGCATGGGAGAATG GGAGACGACTCCTCGTATCGGGGACATTCTGCAGAAACTTACACCCTTTCTCAAGATGTATGCAGAATATGTGAGAAACTTCGATAAAGCCATGGATCTGCTGAAACAGTGGACCGACCGCTCGCCGCAGTTTAAGGCCATTATTCAGGACATTCAG AAGCAGGAAGTGTGTGGGAGTCTGACACTGCAGCATCACATGCTGGAACCTGTACAGAGAGTCCCAAGATACGAGATGTTACTCAAAGACTATCTAAAGAAGCTTCCTCAGGACCACGTGGACCGGCGGGACGCTGAGA AATCGTTGGAGATTATTGCCACAGCagccacacactcaaacactgcAATTCGCAAATCT GAGAATCTGAAGAAACTGCTGGAGATTTATGAGATGCtgggagaggaagaggacaTTGTGAATGCCTCCAACGAGTTCATAAAGGAGGGCCATATCCTCAAACTGGCGGCCAGGAACACTTCAGCTATGGATCGATACCTCTTCCTG TTCAACAACATGCTGCTCTACTGCGTTCCCAAGTTCAGCCTGGTGGGCCAGAAGTTTACGGTGCGTACACGGATCGGCATCGATGGGATGAAGGTGGCAGAGACGTATAATGAGGATTATCCTCATACATTCCAGGTGTCTGGGAAGGAGCGTACACTCGAGCTGCAGGCAAG CTCTGAACAAGATAAAGAAGACTGGATAAAG GCATTCCAAGAAACGATAGAAATCTTTCTCCAGAAGAATGAGACCTTTAAAATGGCTGCTAAAGAAGTAGAGGAAGTGTCG ATAACGGACCTGGGAAAACGAGCTCCGCGGTGGATTCGAGACAACGAGGTGACCATGTGTATGAAGTGTAGGGAACCTTTCAACGCTCTCACACGCAGGAGGCATCACTGTCGAGCTTGTGGTTAT gtggTATGCTGGAAGTGCTCAGACAATAAGGCTCCTCTGGAGTATGATGGCAATAAGATGAATAAAGTGTGTCGAGACTGTTATTCCATTTTAAAAGGCCATACAGACAGCGAGGAGAAGGAGGGCAAGAAGAAAGGCATTCTGGAG ATCGAAGCAGCACAGTTCTCGGGCAGCAGTATAATGTGTGGCTTCCTGCAGTACTGTGAGAAGAATAAACCCTGGCAGAAAGTCTGGTGTGTTATTCCTCAGAAGGAGGCTTTAGTGCTCTATCTGTACGGAGCGCCACAG GACGTGAAGGCTCAGTCCACCATCCCGCTGCTGGGTTACATGGTAGACGACGTGTCGCGATCCACCGATCCTCCAGCCAGTTTCCGTCTGTCCCAGTCCAATTCCGTCTACAGTTTTGCCGCCGAGAGCGAGGAACTGAAGCAGCGCTGGCTCAAAGtgatccgagtgtgtgtgacgggtGAAGTGCCCACGAGCTCGCCACCTCCAGAGACACAACCCACGGAGAGAAGCCGGGAGCCAAGCACAGAGAGCCTCTAA
- the fgd4a gene encoding FYVE, RhoGEF and PH domain-containing protein 4a isoform X4, protein MAEPLSGNLRRESSLPAEKAGNASCFPSKSPDEEEACVGVKIAETQDLGSRPAERASRHEKPRQGSRASDRSSTGINGKGSRRQLPKHIKPQVPPKPAHLHTPVTELCKPLGRSSPFNSKMEEGGGGGGGGGGGGGKGRVSDLISRFEENRHTDRRDGSPQKHTAKPAKCSPVHRSCQKPTDTTEQTQDSSISHEQMPSTNGVLAQMDRNGDDGGAARPDGEPLLNGDMVEQSLDEVTDASQSVIEMPEKEDESKRTEAENEASTDDGSMEHKETNKQKLHNIASELLQTEKAYVARLNLLQVFYSKLTEEAGKGMFPLEVVKNIFSNISSICTFHSQFLLPDLEKRMGEWETTPRIGDILQKLTPFLKMYAEYVRNFDKAMDLLKQWTDRSPQFKAIIQDIQKQEVCGSLTLQHHMLEPVQRVPRYEMLLKDYLKKLPQDHVDRRDAEKSLEIIATAATHSNTAIRKSENLKKLLEIYEMLGEEEDIVNASNEFIKEGHILKLAARNTSAMDRYLFLFNNMLLYCVPKFSLVGQKFTVRTRIGIDGMKVAETYNEDYPHTFQVSGKERTLELQASSEQDKEDWIKAFQETIEIFLQKNETFKMAAKEVEEVSITDLGKRAPRWIRDNEVTMCMKCREPFNALTRRRHHCRACGYVVCWKCSDNKAPLEYDGNKMNKVCRDCYSILKGHTDSEEKEGKKKGILEIEAAQFSGSSIMCGFLQYCEKNKPWQKVWCVIPQKEALVLYLYGAPQDVKAQSTIPLLGYMVDDVSRSTDPPASFRLSQSNSVYSFAAESEELKQRWLKVIRVCVTGEVPTSSPPPETQPTERSREPSTESL, encoded by the exons ATCTTGGCAGTAGGCCTGCAGAGCGAGCCAGTCGACACGAGAAGCCGCGTCAGGGAAGCAGAGCAAGCGACAGAAGCTCCACAGGAATTAATGGAAAAGGCTCACGACGCCAGCTCCCGAAGCATATCAAACCACAAG TGCCTCCTAAACCAGCACACCTCCATACTCCGGTGACCGAGCTGTGTAAGCCGCTGGGCAGAAGCTCACCCTTTAACTCCAAGATGGAGGAgggcggaggaggaggaggaggaggaggaggaggaggaggaaaaggcaGAGTGTCTGACCTCATCAGCCGCTTTGAGGAAAACAG acacacagacaggaggGACGGCTCTCCCCAGAAACACACAGCCAAACCTGCTAAGTGCAGTCCGGTACACAGGAGTTGCCAGAAACCTACGGATACTACAGAGCAGACTCAGGACAGCAGCATCAGCCATGAACAAATGCCCTCTACCAATGGAGTGTTAGCTCAGATGGACAGAAACGGCGATGACGGCGGAGCTGCGAGACCAGATGGCGAACCGCTGCTGAATGGAGATATGGTGGAGCAAAGTTTGGACGAGGTCACGGATGCGTCTCAGAGTGTCATCGAGATGCCGGAGAAAGAGGATGAGAGCAAAAGGACAGAGGCAGAGAATGAGGCTAGTACAGATGACGGGAGTATGGAACACAAG GAGACGAACAAACAGAAGCTGCACAATATCGCCAGTGAGCTTCTGCAGACAGAGAAGGCCTACGTTGCAAGACTAAATTTACTGCAG gtgttttaCTCCAAGCTGACGGAAGAGGCAGGAAAAGGCATGTTTCCTTTGGAGGTGGTGAAGAATATCTTCTCCAATATCTCCTCCATCTGTACTTTCCACAGCCAGTTTCTGCTTCCAGACCTGGAGAAACGCATGGGAGAATG GGAGACGACTCCTCGTATCGGGGACATTCTGCAGAAACTTACACCCTTTCTCAAGATGTATGCAGAATATGTGAGAAACTTCGATAAAGCCATGGATCTGCTGAAACAGTGGACCGACCGCTCGCCGCAGTTTAAGGCCATTATTCAGGACATTCAG AAGCAGGAAGTGTGTGGGAGTCTGACACTGCAGCATCACATGCTGGAACCTGTACAGAGAGTCCCAAGATACGAGATGTTACTCAAAGACTATCTAAAGAAGCTTCCTCAGGACCACGTGGACCGGCGGGACGCTGAGA AATCGTTGGAGATTATTGCCACAGCagccacacactcaaacactgcAATTCGCAAATCT GAGAATCTGAAGAAACTGCTGGAGATTTATGAGATGCtgggagaggaagaggacaTTGTGAATGCCTCCAACGAGTTCATAAAGGAGGGCCATATCCTCAAACTGGCGGCCAGGAACACTTCAGCTATGGATCGATACCTCTTCCTG TTCAACAACATGCTGCTCTACTGCGTTCCCAAGTTCAGCCTGGTGGGCCAGAAGTTTACGGTGCGTACACGGATCGGCATCGATGGGATGAAGGTGGCAGAGACGTATAATGAGGATTATCCTCATACATTCCAGGTGTCTGGGAAGGAGCGTACACTCGAGCTGCAGGCAAG CTCTGAACAAGATAAAGAAGACTGGATAAAG GCATTCCAAGAAACGATAGAAATCTTTCTCCAGAAGAATGAGACCTTTAAAATGGCTGCTAAAGAAGTAGAGGAAGTGTCG ATAACGGACCTGGGAAAACGAGCTCCGCGGTGGATTCGAGACAACGAGGTGACCATGTGTATGAAGTGTAGGGAACCTTTCAACGCTCTCACACGCAGGAGGCATCACTGTCGAGCTTGTGGTTAT gtggTATGCTGGAAGTGCTCAGACAATAAGGCTCCTCTGGAGTATGATGGCAATAAGATGAATAAAGTGTGTCGAGACTGTTATTCCATTTTAAAAGGCCATACAGACAGCGAGGAGAAGGAGGGCAAGAAGAAAGGCATTCTGGAG ATCGAAGCAGCACAGTTCTCGGGCAGCAGTATAATGTGTGGCTTCCTGCAGTACTGTGAGAAGAATAAACCCTGGCAGAAAGTCTGGTGTGTTATTCCTCAGAAGGAGGCTTTAGTGCTCTATCTGTACGGAGCGCCACAG GACGTGAAGGCTCAGTCCACCATCCCGCTGCTGGGTTACATGGTAGACGACGTGTCGCGATCCACCGATCCTCCAGCCAGTTTCCGTCTGTCCCAGTCCAATTCCGTCTACAGTTTTGCCGCCGAGAGCGAGGAACTGAAGCAGCGCTGGCTCAAAGtgatccgagtgtgtgtgacgggtGAAGTGCCCACGAGCTCGCCACCTCCAGAGACACAACCCACGGAGAGAAGCCGGGAGCCAAGCACAGAGAGCCTCTAA
- the fgd4a gene encoding FYVE, RhoGEF and PH domain-containing protein 4a isoform X1: MGDFRRTAFRRKPRSGGSGEQHEEETEKAGNASCFPSKSPDEEEACVGVKIAETQDLGSRPAERASRHEKPRQGSRASDRSSTGINGKGSRRQLPKHIKPQVPPKPAHLHTPVTELCKPLGRSSPFNSKMEEGGGGGGGGGGGGGKGRVSDLISRFEENRHTDRRDGSPQKHTAKPAKCSPVHRSCQKPTDTTEQTQDSSISHEQMPSTNGVLAQMDRNGDDGGAARPDGEPLLNGDMVEQSLDEVTDASQSVIEMPEKEDESKRTEAENEASTDDGSMEHKETNKQKLHNIASELLQTEKAYVARLNLLQVFYSKLTEEAGKGMFPLEVVKNIFSNISSICTFHSQFLLPDLEKRMGEWETTPRIGDILQKLTPFLKMYAEYVRNFDKAMDLLKQWTDRSPQFKAIIQDIQKQEVCGSLTLQHHMLEPVQRVPRYEMLLKDYLKKLPQDHVDRRDAEKSLEIIATAATHSNTAIRKSENLKKLLEIYEMLGEEEDIVNASNEFIKEGHILKLAARNTSAMDRYLFLFNNMLLYCVPKFSLVGQKFTVRTRIGIDGMKVAETYNEDYPHTFQVSGKERTLELQASSEQDKEDWIKAFQETIEIFLQKNETFKMAAKEVEEVSITDLGKRAPRWIRDNEVTMCMKCREPFNALTRRRHHCRACGYVVCWKCSDNKAPLEYDGNKMNKVCRDCYSILKGHTDSEEKEGKKKGILEIEAAQFSGSSIMCGFLQYCEKNKPWQKVWCVIPQKEALVLYLYGAPQDVKAQSTIPLLGYMVDDVSRSTDPPASFRLSQSNSVYSFAAESEELKQRWLKVIRVCVTGEVPTSSPPPETQPTERSREPSTESL; the protein is encoded by the exons ATCTTGGCAGTAGGCCTGCAGAGCGAGCCAGTCGACACGAGAAGCCGCGTCAGGGAAGCAGAGCAAGCGACAGAAGCTCCACAGGAATTAATGGAAAAGGCTCACGACGCCAGCTCCCGAAGCATATCAAACCACAAG TGCCTCCTAAACCAGCACACCTCCATACTCCGGTGACCGAGCTGTGTAAGCCGCTGGGCAGAAGCTCACCCTTTAACTCCAAGATGGAGGAgggcggaggaggaggaggaggaggaggaggaggaggaggaaaaggcaGAGTGTCTGACCTCATCAGCCGCTTTGAGGAAAACAG acacacagacaggaggGACGGCTCTCCCCAGAAACACACAGCCAAACCTGCTAAGTGCAGTCCGGTACACAGGAGTTGCCAGAAACCTACGGATACTACAGAGCAGACTCAGGACAGCAGCATCAGCCATGAACAAATGCCCTCTACCAATGGAGTGTTAGCTCAGATGGACAGAAACGGCGATGACGGCGGAGCTGCGAGACCAGATGGCGAACCGCTGCTGAATGGAGATATGGTGGAGCAAAGTTTGGACGAGGTCACGGATGCGTCTCAGAGTGTCATCGAGATGCCGGAGAAAGAGGATGAGAGCAAAAGGACAGAGGCAGAGAATGAGGCTAGTACAGATGACGGGAGTATGGAACACAAG GAGACGAACAAACAGAAGCTGCACAATATCGCCAGTGAGCTTCTGCAGACAGAGAAGGCCTACGTTGCAAGACTAAATTTACTGCAG gtgttttaCTCCAAGCTGACGGAAGAGGCAGGAAAAGGCATGTTTCCTTTGGAGGTGGTGAAGAATATCTTCTCCAATATCTCCTCCATCTGTACTTTCCACAGCCAGTTTCTGCTTCCAGACCTGGAGAAACGCATGGGAGAATG GGAGACGACTCCTCGTATCGGGGACATTCTGCAGAAACTTACACCCTTTCTCAAGATGTATGCAGAATATGTGAGAAACTTCGATAAAGCCATGGATCTGCTGAAACAGTGGACCGACCGCTCGCCGCAGTTTAAGGCCATTATTCAGGACATTCAG AAGCAGGAAGTGTGTGGGAGTCTGACACTGCAGCATCACATGCTGGAACCTGTACAGAGAGTCCCAAGATACGAGATGTTACTCAAAGACTATCTAAAGAAGCTTCCTCAGGACCACGTGGACCGGCGGGACGCTGAGA AATCGTTGGAGATTATTGCCACAGCagccacacactcaaacactgcAATTCGCAAATCT GAGAATCTGAAGAAACTGCTGGAGATTTATGAGATGCtgggagaggaagaggacaTTGTGAATGCCTCCAACGAGTTCATAAAGGAGGGCCATATCCTCAAACTGGCGGCCAGGAACACTTCAGCTATGGATCGATACCTCTTCCTG TTCAACAACATGCTGCTCTACTGCGTTCCCAAGTTCAGCCTGGTGGGCCAGAAGTTTACGGTGCGTACACGGATCGGCATCGATGGGATGAAGGTGGCAGAGACGTATAATGAGGATTATCCTCATACATTCCAGGTGTCTGGGAAGGAGCGTACACTCGAGCTGCAGGCAAG CTCTGAACAAGATAAAGAAGACTGGATAAAG GCATTCCAAGAAACGATAGAAATCTTTCTCCAGAAGAATGAGACCTTTAAAATGGCTGCTAAAGAAGTAGAGGAAGTGTCG ATAACGGACCTGGGAAAACGAGCTCCGCGGTGGATTCGAGACAACGAGGTGACCATGTGTATGAAGTGTAGGGAACCTTTCAACGCTCTCACACGCAGGAGGCATCACTGTCGAGCTTGTGGTTAT gtggTATGCTGGAAGTGCTCAGACAATAAGGCTCCTCTGGAGTATGATGGCAATAAGATGAATAAAGTGTGTCGAGACTGTTATTCCATTTTAAAAGGCCATACAGACAGCGAGGAGAAGGAGGGCAAGAAGAAAGGCATTCTGGAG ATCGAAGCAGCACAGTTCTCGGGCAGCAGTATAATGTGTGGCTTCCTGCAGTACTGTGAGAAGAATAAACCCTGGCAGAAAGTCTGGTGTGTTATTCCTCAGAAGGAGGCTTTAGTGCTCTATCTGTACGGAGCGCCACAG GACGTGAAGGCTCAGTCCACCATCCCGCTGCTGGGTTACATGGTAGACGACGTGTCGCGATCCACCGATCCTCCAGCCAGTTTCCGTCTGTCCCAGTCCAATTCCGTCTACAGTTTTGCCGCCGAGAGCGAGGAACTGAAGCAGCGCTGGCTCAAAGtgatccgagtgtgtgtgacgggtGAAGTGCCCACGAGCTCGCCACCTCCAGAGACACAACCCACGGAGAGAAGCCGGGAGCCAAGCACAGAGAGCCTCTAA